A genome region from Mugil cephalus isolate CIBA_MC_2020 chromosome 13, CIBA_Mcephalus_1.1, whole genome shotgun sequence includes the following:
- the LOC125019228 gene encoding serine/threonine-protein kinase VRK1-like, with the protein MAPPRKNTLPKPLPDGFILTDTEKKRWRLGKIIGQGGFGLIYLASQDVDRPVAGDTDFVIKVEYQDNGPLFSELKFYQRAAKPESMEKWKRGRKLDFLGIPTYWGSGLAEYKDLRYRFMAIDRLDSDLQKFCDRNGGRLKKATVLQLGQRLVDVLEYIHENEYVHSDIKAANLMLGYRDPEQVYLADYGLSYRYCPNRVHKDYKENPKKGHNGTIEYTSIDAHKGITPSRRSDLQILGFCLLHWLCGSLPWDKVLRNPTQVQEAKARLMDNLPDSVQQLSLSGASTDEVAELLLYVRTLDYQDKPDYQFLKGLLASGGRGKLDFSHPQGPAGGPHPHNVDPDTRDKKTGRVKGPTRAEASPADVDDDKQEGIKSRPRPGHSTRGPRSSKPQKEEVVPRRTPRPRPAPVNTYEEDESEEDDEEDDEEDVRPRAVPARYIRGPPISPRAPHRQKEDAVQRRGLRPRSDPAHAYKEHESEEEDDEEDDEEDARPQPVPACYIRGPPISPRAQHKQNPRPQWYGGNAGEPTASLERRRVHAANLKTRGDYLGREEEAPPLRREDHVQEHLCSFRERKPGPTWRNTPVSWLVVLGVTFLLGALFGQSTFKQKG; encoded by the exons ATGGCGCCGCCGAGAAAGAACACTTTACCCAAACCACTCCCGGACGGTTTCATACTGACCGACACCgagaagaagagatggaggcTGGGGAAAATCATCGGTCAAGGTGGCTTTGGACTGATCTATCTCG CCTCCCAGGACGTAGACAGACCTGTTGCTGGAGACACCGACTTCGTCATAAAAGTG gagtaCCAGGACAACGGCCCCCTGTTCTCGGAGCTCAAGTTCTACCAGAGGGCAGCCAAACCGGAGAGCA TGGAAAAatggaagagaggaaggaaactggacttcCTGGGCATCCCGACCTACTGGGGATCAGGACTGGCCGAATATAAAGACCTAAG GTATCGTTTCATGGCCATCGACCGTCTAGACAGCGACCTTCAGAAGTTCTGCGATCGCAACGGAGGCCGTCTGAAGAAGGCCACCGTGCTGCAGCTCGGCCAGAGACTG GTGGACGTGCTGGAGTATATTCATGAGAATGAATACGTCCATTCAGACATTAAAGCGGCAAACCTTATGCTCGGCTATAGAGACCCTGAACAG GTCTACCTCGCCGACTACGGCCTCTCCTACAGATACTGCCCCAACAGAGTTCACAAAGACTACAAGGAAAACCCCAAAAAGGGCCACAACGGGACCATCGAGTACACCAGCATCGATGCCCACAAAGGAATCA CTCCATCCAGACGTAGCGACCTCCAGATTTTGGGTTTCTGTCTTCTTCACTGGTTATGTGGCTCCCTGCCCTGGGACAAGGTCCTCAGGAATCCAACCCAGGTCCAGGAGGCCAAGGCCAG aCTGATGGATAATCTGCCAGACTCCGTCCAGCAGCTGTCGCTGAGCGGAGCCAGCACAG ACGAGGTGGCCGAACTCCTCCTTTACGTGAGAACCCTGGACTACCAAGATAAGCCCGACTACCAGTTCCTCAAAGGCCTGCTGGCCAGCGGCGGCAGGGGGAAGCTCGACTTCTCCCACCCTCAGGGACCCGCGGGGGGGCCACACCCCCACAACGTGGATCCTGACACCAGGGACAAG aaaaCGGGACGAGTCAAGGGTCCGACCAGAGCCGAGGCTTCGCCCGCAGACGTAGATGACGACAAACAGGAGGGGATCAAGTCCAGACCGAGACCAGGCCACTCCACCAGAGGACCACGGTCCTCCAAACCTCAG AAGGAAGAAGTTGTTCCCAGGAGAACCCCGAGGCCCCGTCCTGCCCCCGTGAACACCTATGAGGAAGACGAAAGTGAAGAAGACGACGAAGAGGACGACGAAGAGGACGTGAGGCCCAGAGCTGTTCCTGCTCGTTACATCAGAGGTCCTCCCATCAGCCCCAGAGCTCCACACAGACAG AAGGAAGACGCTGTTCAGAGGAGAGGCCTGAGGCCCCGGTCTGACCCCGCACACGCTTACAAAGAACAtgaaagtgaagaagaggaCGACGAAGAGGACGACGAAGAGGACGCGAGGCCCCAACCTGTACCTGCTTGTTACATCAGAGGTCCTCCCATCAGCCCTAGAGCTCAACACAAACAG AACCCTAGACCCCAGTGGTACGGTGGGAACGCGGGTGAGCCAACAGCGAGTCTGGAGAGGCGTCGAGTCCACGCGGCAAACCTTAAAACGCGGGGGGACTACCTGGGCCGGGAGGAGGAAGCTCCGCCCCTCCGGAGAGAAGACCACGTCCAGGAGCATCTCTGCAGCTTCAGGGAAAGGAAACCTGGTCCCACGTGGAGAAACACTCCCGTGTCCTGGTTGGTGGTTTTGGGCGTCACCTTCTTGCTGGGCGCCCTTTTCGGACAGAGCACGTTTAAACAGAAAGGTTAA